From Nocardioides daedukensis, the proteins below share one genomic window:
- a CDS encoding PKD domain-containing protein, which produces MVLIAAAAMVFAPQFAQALQPGHDRYPNAVPATSTPSVLNGEVLDIVQIGNTIVSAGAFSSVSSPGGSAVTRNNVFAFNAATGQLSSTFTPSVNGTVDAVLPGPTAGTVYLAGSFTQVNGANASHVALVNVSNGQTVTGFRAAATNGRVYSIQRVGNRLFIAGNFTTTGGVAHRSLATLNVTTGALDPYMNLQTAGRHNDSGSGAQGAMGVRDIEITNAGDRMVVMGNFKQIDGLVRDQVAIVNLPAGSAELDANWRTRRYEPYCFNWAFDTYVRSVSIAPDDSYFVLASTGGHNTGTLCDTIARWDFSDSGQDVQEAWFSDSGGDTLWATTVTEKAVFVGGHQRWMNNDNGSDFAGPGAVPRAGLAALNPTSGIPIPWNPGRNPRGAAVYALYPTETGLWMGSDTEYVGDVRYRRPRIAFFPLAGGLTEPSDTQQQLPGNVYLAGKRSVDQGNVIYRVNTGGGAVSATDGGPDWNADDSDPSPVRNNGSNSAGYDPAVSRDTSLPAHAPTSLFDSERWSPSDDPRMSWDFPVPAGRQLQVRLFFANRYAGTSQVGQRVFDVELEGTTRMNDFDIVQAVGDQRGMMRSFDITSDGNVDIDFSHVVENPLINGIEIVDRTLPPPSNGGSTLSTIDFDGTTAGSATGVDGLGVDWGQVRGSFLIGNTLYYGWADGQLYKRTFSSSGVGPATLIDPYHDPIWDNASSGSGGTFRGATSAFYGQITNLTGLVYRDGRIYYTLNNDSNLYWRGFNADSGIVGTRVHTANGGINWSTSSGLFTSGNTLYVVNKSNGSLGRVNFAGGVPQGTVTTVNSSNDWRARGIFIAQGVAPNQAPTARMAVTCVKLVCSVDGTTSTDPEGADLTYAWDFGDDGAATGGTASHTYDEDGGYTIRLTVTDDRGGSDTVERVVNVAAGTASSVSFVASTSSNMNSATPAVTVPSGVQAGDQLMLFGSGTDLGVPSGWTLVDSRTASGMESHVWTRRATGADAGTTVTIPTTFGKTVLVLAAYRGVDGASPVAAIASTTDTGTSHTSATVNAPENAWVLQFWSDKSSGTTTWNLPGTIAERERSIGSGSGRKSAVLADSNGGVAAGVRGGVTATTDAWSGRAISWTLALRPAS; this is translated from the coding sequence GTGGTCCTCATCGCAGCCGCCGCGATGGTCTTCGCGCCACAGTTTGCCCAGGCACTTCAGCCGGGGCACGACCGATATCCCAACGCGGTGCCGGCGACCAGCACACCGTCGGTGCTCAACGGTGAAGTCCTTGACATCGTGCAGATCGGCAACACGATTGTGTCGGCCGGTGCGTTCTCGAGCGTGAGTTCGCCGGGAGGGTCAGCTGTCACGCGCAACAACGTGTTCGCGTTCAATGCCGCCACAGGACAGTTGAGCAGCACGTTCACCCCCAGCGTCAATGGCACTGTCGACGCGGTGCTGCCCGGGCCCACAGCCGGAACGGTCTATCTGGCCGGCTCGTTCACCCAGGTCAACGGTGCGAACGCGAGTCACGTCGCGTTGGTGAACGTGAGCAACGGTCAGACGGTGACCGGGTTCCGGGCTGCTGCGACCAACGGTCGCGTCTATTCGATCCAAAGGGTGGGCAACCGGCTCTTCATCGCAGGCAATTTCACCACGACCGGTGGCGTCGCCCACCGTTCCCTCGCGACCCTCAACGTCACCACCGGTGCGCTCGACCCCTACATGAACCTGCAGACTGCCGGCCGGCACAACGACAGTGGCTCCGGGGCACAGGGAGCCATGGGTGTGCGGGACATCGAGATCACCAACGCCGGCGACCGCATGGTCGTGATGGGCAACTTCAAGCAGATCGACGGACTGGTCCGTGACCAGGTTGCCATCGTGAACCTACCGGCCGGAAGTGCCGAGCTCGACGCCAATTGGCGGACCCGGCGCTACGAGCCCTACTGCTTCAACTGGGCCTTCGACACCTACGTGCGCAGCGTCTCCATCGCGCCCGACGACAGCTACTTCGTTCTGGCAAGCACCGGCGGCCACAACACCGGAACGCTCTGCGACACGATCGCCCGCTGGGACTTCTCCGACTCCGGGCAGGACGTCCAGGAGGCGTGGTTCAGCGACAGCGGTGGCGACACCTTGTGGGCCACCACCGTGACCGAGAAGGCAGTCTTCGTCGGCGGTCACCAGCGCTGGATGAACAACGACAACGGCAGCGATTTCGCGGGCCCCGGTGCGGTGCCCCGGGCGGGACTTGCCGCGCTCAACCCCACCTCCGGCATCCCGATCCCCTGGAACCCCGGACGGAACCCCCGTGGAGCAGCGGTCTACGCCTTGTACCCGACCGAGACAGGTCTGTGGATGGGCAGCGACACCGAATATGTCGGAGACGTGCGCTATCGCCGGCCCAGGATCGCCTTCTTCCCACTCGCGGGTGGTCTGACCGAGCCGTCCGACACACAACAGCAACTGCCCGGGAACGTCTACCTGGCCGGCAAGCGCTCGGTGGACCAGGGCAATGTGATCTACCGGGTGAACACAGGTGGCGGCGCTGTCTCGGCAACGGACGGAGGCCCGGACTGGAACGCCGACGACAGTGATCCCAGCCCCGTGCGCAACAACGGGAGCAACAGCGCTGGCTACGATCCCGCCGTCAGCAGGGACACGTCCCTGCCCGCCCATGCGCCTACGAGCCTGTTCGACTCGGAGCGTTGGTCTCCTTCTGACGATCCGAGGATGTCGTGGGACTTCCCGGTGCCAGCCGGTCGCCAACTGCAGGTCCGCCTGTTCTTCGCAAACCGTTATGCCGGCACCAGCCAGGTCGGGCAGCGAGTCTTCGACGTGGAGCTGGAGGGTACGACCAGGATGAACGACTTTGACATCGTGCAGGCGGTCGGCGACCAGCGCGGCATGATGCGCTCCTTCGACATCACCAGTGACGGCAACGTCGACATCGACTTCTCGCACGTGGTGGAGAACCCACTCATCAACGGGATCGAGATCGTGGACCGGACTCTGCCGCCGCCGTCCAACGGTGGCAGCACGCTCAGCACGATCGACTTCGACGGCACCACCGCCGGGTCGGCCACCGGTGTCGACGGCCTCGGTGTGGACTGGGGCCAGGTGCGGGGGTCGTTCCTGATCGGCAATACGCTCTACTACGGGTGGGCCGACGGCCAGCTCTACAAGCGGACCTTCTCCTCGAGCGGCGTAGGTCCGGCGACGCTGATAGACCCCTACCACGACCCGATCTGGGACAACGCCAGCAGCGGCTCCGGCGGCACTTTCCGGGGTGCCACCTCCGCCTTCTACGGGCAGATCACCAACCTGACCGGGCTGGTCTACCGCGACGGCCGGATCTACTACACGCTGAACAACGACTCGAACCTCTACTGGCGCGGCTTCAACGCGGACAGCGGCATCGTCGGGACGCGTGTCCACACCGCCAACGGTGGAATCAACTGGAGCACCAGCTCCGGGCTCTTCACCAGCGGCAACACGCTGTACGTCGTGAACAAGTCCAACGGATCGCTCGGTCGGGTCAACTTCGCCGGCGGTGTGCCGCAGGGGACCGTGACCACGGTCAACAGCAGCAACGACTGGCGTGCTCGCGGCATCTTCATCGCCCAGGGGGTGGCGCCCAACCAGGCACCGACAGCACGGATGGCAGTGACCTGCGTCAAGCTCGTCTGCAGCGTGGACGGGACCACTTCGACGGATCCCGAGGGTGCTGACCTCACCTATGCCTGGGACTTCGGTGACGACGGTGCAGCCACGGGCGGGACTGCCTCGCACACCTACGACGAGGACGGTGGCTACACCATCCGGTTGACAGTGACCGATGACCGCGGCGGCTCCGACACGGTCGAGCGTGTGGTGAATGTCGCCGCGGGGACTGCATCCAGTGTGTCCTTCGTGGCATCGACCAGCAGCAACATGAACAGTGCGACGCCTGCGGTCACCGTGCCGTCAGGTGTCCAGGCCGGTGACCAGTTGATGCTCTTCGGGTCGGGTACGGACCTCGGGGTCCCGTCCGGCTGGACACTGGTGGACTCACGGACGGCGAGCGGGATGGAGAGCCACGTGTGGACACGCCGGGCGACCGGTGCCGACGCGGGAACCACCGTGACCATCCCCACCACCTTCGGGAAGACGGTGCTGGTCCTGGCCGCCTATCGGGGAGTTGACGGAGCCTCTCCCGTCGCAGCCATCGCGAGCACGACCGACACCGGGACGAGCCACACCAGCGCCACGGTCAATGCGCCCGAGAACGCCTGGGTTCTTCAGTTTTGGTCTGACAAGTCCAGCGGCACGACGACCTGGAACCTGCCTGGGACCATCGCCGAGCGTGAGCGGAGCATTGGCTCCGGGTCTGGTCGCAAGAGCGCGGTCCTGGCGGACTCGAACGGGGGCGTCGCGGCTGGCGTACGAGGTGGAGTCACGGCGACCACGGATGCGTGGAGTGGCCGGGCAATCAGCTGGACGTTGGCGTTGAGGCCGGCCTCATGA
- a CDS encoding methyltransferase domain-containing protein, with amino-acid sequence MPEIDWNRERWDVAHQWDLEGDEWSGMADHCGQSYQDWKSALIIELLHPDLGQDRDILEVAPGHGRFTVEMVDNCRSLTLVDLSPTCLEVCRSRFGDDGQVRYIETDGTSLPGVLDESIDFIWSFDSFVHMERGVIDAYLAEFARVLRPEGRFVIHHAGKREWSLRAVPLTRKLGAPGRVVQRLMSQGRLRDSGCRADVSAGLVGRLVATHGLEVVEQRNAWGAHGEFDLSKFGDVITVGRKP; translated from the coding sequence GTGCCTGAGATCGATTGGAACAGAGAACGGTGGGACGTCGCACACCAGTGGGACCTCGAGGGTGACGAATGGTCCGGGATGGCGGACCACTGTGGCCAGTCCTACCAGGACTGGAAGTCCGCACTCATCATCGAGCTCCTGCACCCCGATCTGGGTCAGGACCGAGATATTCTCGAGGTCGCGCCCGGGCATGGCAGGTTCACGGTCGAGATGGTGGACAACTGTCGCTCGCTGACACTGGTGGACCTGAGTCCCACCTGCCTCGAGGTCTGTCGCTCGAGGTTCGGAGACGACGGGCAGGTGCGTTACATCGAGACCGACGGTACGTCGTTGCCCGGTGTACTGGACGAGTCGATCGACTTCATCTGGTCCTTTGACTCCTTCGTGCACATGGAGCGCGGTGTGATCGACGCCTATCTGGCGGAGTTCGCCAGGGTGCTGCGGCCCGAGGGCAGATTCGTCATCCACCACGCAGGCAAGCGTGAGTGGTCCCTGAGGGCTGTCCCGCTTACGCGAAAGTTGGGGGCTCCCGGACGCGTGGTACAACGACTGATGAGTCAGGGAAGGCTGCGCGACAGTGGTTGCCGAGCCGACGTGAGCGCGGGACTGGTGGGTCGCCTGGTGGCGACGCACGGCCTCGAGGTGGTGGAGCAGCGGAACGCGTGGGGAGCCCATGGTGAGTTCGATCTCTCGAAGTTCGGCGACGTCATCACCGTCGGCCGCAAGCCCTGA
- a CDS encoding sugar transferase codes for MLMLLVAAWTLTLALIRRARTSHGQARGLLEARVLAVAGLQVAIIGSAAMWWFLPAFPVALFLGTLSGMIAGSLAAQVWLWRQHRGEPIEPIRLLVAGHTTSSDRAEAALTRDLSVRVQGRCRPTVPAILRALEKTHCDAVLVLPCSHLDPIELRRLEWQLAEVGVDLMISTGLVDVSLGRTRVSSVADLSMVHVRHSELDSWRRTAQHLAGRVLAATLLCIAAPVLLVLMLGVRLDSPGPAIYRQQRIGRGGRVFTMYKLRTMTVESAVDTTLINDSDGVLFKMRQDPRITRIGTFLRRYSLDELPQLVNVVRGEMALVGPRPALEREVAEYSTDVARRLAVQPGITGLWQVSGRSDLAWDESVRLDLTYVDNWHPGSDLRILARTVGAVITHRGAY; via the coding sequence ATGCTGATGCTGCTGGTGGCTGCTTGGACGCTGACCCTTGCTCTGATCCGACGCGCCAGGACCAGCCACGGACAGGCGCGAGGCCTCCTCGAGGCCAGGGTCCTGGCGGTCGCAGGCCTCCAGGTCGCGATCATCGGCTCGGCGGCCATGTGGTGGTTCCTGCCTGCCTTTCCGGTCGCGCTCTTCCTGGGCACGCTCTCCGGGATGATCGCCGGCTCCCTGGCCGCGCAGGTGTGGCTGTGGCGACAGCACCGTGGGGAGCCGATCGAGCCGATCCGCCTCCTCGTGGCTGGCCACACGACATCCTCGGATCGTGCCGAGGCAGCACTCACCCGCGACCTGAGCGTCAGGGTTCAGGGACGCTGCCGTCCGACCGTGCCGGCGATTCTCCGCGCACTGGAGAAAACGCACTGCGATGCGGTATTGGTCCTCCCCTGCTCGCACCTCGACCCGATCGAACTCCGCAGACTCGAGTGGCAGCTCGCCGAGGTCGGGGTGGATCTGATGATCTCCACCGGACTCGTCGATGTGAGCCTGGGACGCACTCGAGTCTCGAGCGTGGCGGACCTGTCCATGGTGCATGTCCGCCACAGCGAGCTCGACAGTTGGCGACGCACTGCCCAGCACCTTGCCGGACGTGTCCTGGCAGCGACCTTGCTGTGCATTGCAGCGCCCGTGTTGCTCGTCCTCATGCTCGGGGTTCGTCTGGACTCACCAGGACCGGCGATATATCGCCAGCAGCGGATCGGAAGGGGCGGCCGGGTCTTCACGATGTACAAGTTGCGGACCATGACCGTCGAGTCGGCCGTGGACACCACCCTGATCAATGACAGCGACGGCGTCCTGTTCAAGATGCGTCAGGATCCGCGTATCACACGCATCGGGACGTTTCTCCGACGATATTCCTTGGACGAGCTTCCTCAGCTGGTCAACGTCGTGCGCGGCGAAATGGCCCTGGTGGGTCCCCGTCCCGCCCTTGAGCGCGAGGTCGCAGAATACTCCACCGACGTGGCACGCCGGCTCGCCGTACAGCCGGGCATCACCGGCCTGTGGCAGGTCTCGGGACGCTCGGACCTGGCTTGGGACGAGTCCGTGCGCCTCGACCTCACCTATGTGGACAACTGGCACCCCGGGAGCGACCTGCGGATCCTGGCCCGCACGGTCGGAGCCGTGATCACGCACCGCGGCGCCTACTGA
- a CDS encoding response regulator transcription factor, with protein sequence MIVEDHTLFSESLKISLQIEGHHVCSANVDQAGRNVRTLLPVVMRHEPRVVLLDLDLGVHGNGMHLIQPLAQAGVSVVVITGSVKRSRWGEAIALGARVVMSKNSSLNEIAATIRRINEGMPVLSRESRAELLAEWRQEQHAVKEAQRRLELLTRREAEVLWQFMAGRQVREIAAISVVSESTVRTQVKSLLAKLGVSSQLAAVGMAQAAHWHPPGG encoded by the coding sequence GTGATCGTCGAGGACCACACGCTCTTCTCCGAATCGCTGAAGATCTCGCTGCAGATCGAGGGGCACCACGTGTGCTCCGCCAACGTGGACCAGGCAGGTCGCAACGTGAGGACGCTCCTGCCCGTGGTCATGCGACATGAGCCCAGGGTGGTCCTCCTTGATCTCGACCTGGGAGTCCACGGGAACGGAATGCATCTGATCCAGCCCCTTGCGCAAGCGGGGGTCTCGGTAGTCGTCATCACCGGCAGCGTCAAGCGCAGTCGATGGGGCGAGGCGATCGCGCTCGGTGCCCGTGTGGTGATGTCGAAGAACTCGTCCCTCAACGAAATCGCGGCAACGATCAGGAGGATCAACGAGGGCATGCCAGTGCTCTCGCGCGAGAGCCGGGCCGAGCTCCTGGCCGAATGGCGGCAGGAGCAGCACGCAGTGAAGGAGGCCCAGCGGCGGCTGGAGCTCCTGACCCGCCGTGAGGCCGAGGTCCTGTGGCAGTTCATGGCCGGTCGCCAAGTGCGCGAGATCGCCGCGATCAGCGTTGTCTCGGAGTCCACGGTGCGCACGCAGGTCAAGTCGCTTCTGGCCAAGCTGGGCGTTTCCTCCCAACTGGCGGCCGTCGGCATGGCACAGGCAGCGCACTGGCACCCTCCCGGCGGGTGA
- a CDS encoding ATP-binding protein, with the protein MTAWIVGPGLGRGARLSDLCPISMTPQGAQSAHRPQNWGTYRVSVRDARWRRMLPGVEDNFEPPKFLLRENSARSTGLGSPSTNDLTIFRSRAWGWPNAWAPAGTALGVLLVAVTVHLTRPAHELAAMATSVRETFALALIGAGLLVLCGSWLRNHNSAGWLATFLFCTGIYLRTQSMDGRYMPALGDENSVNLVMIPDLVWFAFLIWVSIRCARSAPLSRWRAPLFLGPGAGIAFSLLRAWWVDQGIRVQPDVVQYVEILAFAIAVWIGARSLAKVIDLHRDLRWIVTWCLTVGVAFHHFSPSQMDGRAAWSIVIIVVCSTTGIGMVVASLILLCLAYATQSTRLHESLEDAERRLWADEETRHEARSTVAGIASASRLLIHHENEVAELQRKNLAAMLEAEMGRLERLLVEPVQPGRDSCQRIDLDDAVEPHVVAHRAQGGRIVHHRGNLQAFAPADDVAKALNVLLSNVRDHAPGATVRISSELSDGEVALIVTDDGPGIPDEVRLRMFRRHAKGLSSSGQGIGLSYARQILRACGGELELQSSADGTVFRICLPS; encoded by the coding sequence GTGACTGCCTGGATCGTAGGCCCGGGGTTGGGGCGTGGCGCTCGATTGAGCGATCTATGCCCCATTTCGATGACCCCGCAAGGGGCTCAGTCCGCGCATCGTCCCCAAAATTGGGGTACATACCGTGTTTCGGTGAGAGACGCAAGATGGCGACGTATGCTGCCCGGTGTGGAGGACAACTTCGAGCCACCGAAGTTCCTGCTCAGAGAGAACTCAGCTAGGTCCACGGGCCTCGGGAGCCCGAGCACCAACGATCTGACCATTTTCCGAAGCAGGGCGTGGGGTTGGCCAAACGCGTGGGCGCCTGCTGGCACGGCCTTGGGGGTCTTGCTGGTCGCTGTCACCGTGCACCTGACCCGGCCGGCCCACGAGCTCGCCGCCATGGCCACGTCCGTGCGTGAGACTTTCGCCCTGGCGCTGATCGGGGCCGGCCTGCTGGTGCTGTGCGGGTCCTGGCTCAGGAACCACAACTCGGCCGGATGGCTCGCCACCTTCCTCTTCTGCACGGGGATCTACTTGCGCACCCAGAGCATGGACGGGCGCTACATGCCGGCACTTGGCGACGAGAATTCCGTCAACCTGGTGATGATCCCGGATCTCGTGTGGTTCGCGTTTCTCATCTGGGTGTCGATCCGCTGCGCCAGGTCAGCCCCCCTCTCTCGATGGCGGGCCCCGCTGTTCCTGGGCCCCGGAGCTGGCATTGCGTTCTCCCTCCTGCGGGCATGGTGGGTGGACCAGGGCATTCGCGTGCAGCCCGACGTAGTGCAGTATGTCGAGATCCTCGCTTTCGCCATCGCTGTCTGGATCGGAGCCCGAAGCCTCGCCAAGGTCATCGACCTGCACCGGGACCTGCGCTGGATCGTGACCTGGTGCCTCACCGTCGGAGTGGCCTTCCACCACTTCAGCCCCAGCCAGATGGACGGACGAGCAGCCTGGTCCATCGTCATCATCGTGGTGTGCAGCACGACCGGCATCGGCATGGTCGTGGCCTCGCTGATCCTCCTCTGCCTCGCCTACGCCACCCAATCCACCCGCTTGCACGAGTCACTGGAGGATGCCGAGCGCAGGCTTTGGGCGGATGAGGAGACACGACACGAGGCTCGCTCCACCGTCGCCGGCATCGCATCGGCTTCCCGGCTCCTGATCCATCACGAGAACGAGGTCGCGGAACTGCAGCGCAAGAACCTGGCCGCCATGTTGGAGGCCGAGATGGGCCGCCTGGAAAGGCTGTTGGTCGAGCCCGTCCAGCCGGGACGCGACAGCTGCCAGCGGATCGATCTCGACGATGCGGTGGAACCGCATGTGGTCGCCCACCGTGCCCAGGGCGGACGGATCGTCCATCACCGCGGCAACCTGCAAGCGTTCGCCCCGGCGGACGACGTCGCCAAGGCCCTCAACGTCCTGCTCAGCAACGTCCGCGACCATGCGCCGGGAGCGACGGTGCGGATCTCCTCGGAACTCAGTGACGGCGAGGTCGCACTCATCGTCACCGATGACGGCCCGGGCATCCCCGACGAAGTGCGACTCCGCATGTTCCGTCGTCACGCGAAGGGCCTGTCCTCGTCCGGGCAGGGCATCGGTCTGTCCTATGCCCGCCAGATCCTGCGCGCGTGTGGAGGGGAGCTCGAGCTCCAGTCCTCCGCCGACGGCACCGTCTTCCGAATCTGCCTACCGTCGTGA
- a CDS encoding helix-turn-helix transcriptional regulator, translated as MNVQQDDRVADVRGQVSAADGRRVLVISDHVLTSEAVAAALSDVGYRVRRMAARRHSLSMVDVQHQLTDFDPGVVLLLHEVADPAHVRAMRRLVSRFGDVAWFVLTSSKRGPVWGAGIDVGAATVMSMDSTVEELSRALSRAFARMPVMQEEARDRLHREWTDRPRAAVDLWDHLDRLTQRETEVLADLHRGRSVSEIAARAGLRSSTVRSHVKAILRKLDVPSQLTAVAIYQQAVETLVPRDDR; from the coding sequence TTGAATGTCCAGCAGGACGACCGGGTCGCCGATGTTCGTGGGCAGGTCAGCGCAGCTGACGGTCGGCGAGTCCTCGTCATCTCGGACCACGTCCTGACTAGCGAAGCCGTTGCCGCTGCGCTCTCGGACGTGGGCTACCGAGTGCGCCGGATGGCCGCTCGGCGACACTCGCTGAGCATGGTCGACGTGCAGCATCAGTTGACGGACTTCGATCCTGGCGTCGTGCTCCTGTTGCACGAGGTGGCCGACCCTGCGCACGTCCGGGCCATGCGACGGCTGGTGAGCCGGTTCGGGGACGTCGCATGGTTCGTCCTCACCTCAAGTAAGCGTGGGCCGGTCTGGGGTGCGGGCATCGATGTCGGCGCCGCCACGGTGATGTCGATGGACAGCACCGTGGAGGAGCTCTCCCGAGCACTTTCCCGGGCCTTCGCGCGGATGCCGGTCATGCAGGAGGAGGCCAGGGATCGACTGCACCGGGAGTGGACGGACCGCCCGAGGGCTGCGGTCGACCTGTGGGACCACCTGGACAGGCTGACCCAGCGCGAGACTGAGGTGTTGGCGGACCTGCACCGAGGACGCTCGGTCTCGGAGATCGCGGCCCGGGCCGGGTTGCGATCCAGCACGGTGAGGAGTCACGTCAAGGCGATCCTGCGCAAGCTGGACGTGCCGTCCCAGCTCACCGCCGTCGCGATCTATCAGCAAGCCGTGGAGACCCTGGTTCCTCGAGATGATCGCTGA
- the galE gene encoding UDP-glucose 4-epimerase GalE, with protein MNWLVTGGAGYIGSHVVRALQRAGLNPVVLDDLSTGFSSFVPAEVPFIETSLCDRERLDRAMRQYRIDGVVHLAGFKYAGVSVSRPVHTYEQNVSAMVTLLGSVRRCGIDKFVFSSSAAVYGSPTVDRVTESTPTAPESPYGESKLFGETLLRDVAAAEGIRHTSLRYFNVVGSGACDLYDASPHNLFPVVFDMLSSARTPRINGDDYPTPDGTCVRDYVHVADLAEAHVAAAVRTMEGQTLRPVYNLGSGTGSSVRQIMDAVRSCTGISFEPLIAPRRPGDPARIVADGHLAAADLGWTMRHDLESMVASAWEARCVLTSRKCSRPLTR; from the coding sequence ATGAACTGGCTCGTTACCGGTGGTGCCGGCTACATCGGGTCCCATGTCGTCCGGGCTCTGCAGCGGGCCGGTCTGAATCCCGTGGTGCTCGATGACCTGTCCACCGGGTTCAGCTCCTTCGTCCCTGCGGAGGTGCCCTTCATCGAGACCTCGCTGTGCGACCGGGAACGCCTCGACCGTGCGATGCGGCAATACCGGATCGATGGGGTCGTCCACCTCGCAGGGTTCAAGTATGCGGGCGTGTCCGTGTCTCGCCCGGTGCACACCTACGAGCAGAACGTCTCCGCCATGGTAACCCTGCTCGGATCCGTGCGGCGGTGCGGGATCGACAAGTTCGTCTTCTCGTCCAGCGCTGCGGTCTATGGCAGCCCGACCGTCGACCGGGTGACCGAGTCGACGCCGACCGCACCCGAGTCGCCGTACGGAGAATCGAAGCTGTTCGGAGAGACCCTGCTCCGTGACGTTGCTGCTGCCGAGGGCATCCGGCACACGTCGCTGCGCTATTTCAACGTGGTGGGCTCGGGAGCCTGCGACCTTTATGACGCGAGTCCGCACAACCTGTTCCCCGTCGTCTTCGACATGCTGAGCAGTGCGAGGACCCCCAGAATCAACGGGGACGACTACCCGACCCCCGACGGCACCTGCGTGCGCGACTATGTCCACGTGGCTGACCTCGCCGAGGCCCATGTCGCGGCGGCCGTGCGGACGATGGAGGGTCAGACACTGCGGCCGGTCTACAACCTGGGCAGTGGAACGGGAAGTTCGGTGCGCCAGATCATGGATGCCGTCCGATCCTGTACGGGGATCTCCTTCGAGCCGTTGATCGCCCCGCGTCGACCGGGCGACCCGGCAAGGATCGTGGCAGACGGGCACCTGGCCGCTGCCGACCTGGGGTGGACGATGCGGCACGACCTCGAGTCGATGGTGGCGAGCGCTTGGGAAGCACGCTGCGTCCTGACCAGTCGGAAGTGCTCCCGACCCCTCACAAGATGA
- a CDS encoding purine-nucleoside phosphorylase — protein MVTNSELAAQAAADLRERTGIEQHDIALVMGSGWLPAVDALGEVTAEFDAAELTGFAPPGVEGHSGKIRSVRSGEHNLLVFLGRTHFYEGRGVASVVHGVRTAAAAGCRAIVLTNGCGGLRETWTPGTPVLISDHINLTATSPIEGANFIDLTDLYSSRLRSMCREVEPALDEAIYVQFPGPHYETPAEIGMVRAIGGELVGMSTTLEAIAAREAGLEILGISLVTNLAAGITGEPLNHKEVLEAGRAAATRMGGLLGKILPRI, from the coding sequence GTGGTGACGAACTCTGAACTTGCAGCACAGGCAGCCGCGGACCTCCGTGAGCGCACCGGCATCGAACAGCACGACATCGCCCTGGTGATGGGTTCCGGCTGGTTGCCGGCCGTCGATGCGCTGGGCGAGGTGACGGCGGAGTTCGACGCAGCCGAACTCACCGGTTTCGCCCCGCCCGGCGTCGAAGGGCACTCGGGCAAGATCCGCTCGGTGCGCTCCGGCGAGCACAACCTGCTGGTGTTCCTGGGGCGCACACACTTCTATGAGGGCCGCGGCGTGGCCTCGGTGGTCCACGGCGTACGCACGGCTGCCGCTGCGGGCTGCCGCGCGATCGTACTCACCAACGGGTGTGGAGGCCTGCGCGAGACTTGGACCCCGGGCACCCCTGTCCTGATCAGCGACCACATCAACCTCACCGCCACCAGCCCGATCGAGGGCGCGAACTTCATCGACCTCACCGACCTCTACTCCTCGCGACTGCGCTCGATGTGCCGCGAGGTCGAGCCCGCGTTGGACGAGGCCATCTATGTACAGTTCCCCGGCCCCCATTACGAGACGCCGGCCGAGATCGGCATGGTGCGCGCGATCGGCGGCGAACTGGTCGGAATGAGCACCACTCTCGAAGCGATCGCCGCACGCGAGGCTGGACTGGAGATCCTCGGGATCAGCCTGGTCACCAACCTCGCAGCAGGTATCACCGGCGAGCCCCTCAACCACAAGGAGGTCCTTGAGGCCGGTCGCGCGGCCGCGACCCGGATGGGCGGCCTGCTCGGCAAGATCCTCCCCCGCATCTGA
- a CDS encoding gamma-glutamylcyclotransferase, producing MTLYAAYGTNLDPARMSERCPHSPLQTTGWLEGWRLTFGGEEHGWDGALTTIVQDPFEQVFVAVYDVTPEDETALDGWEAADTGLYRKTKVRVSTLTGESVVWAYVLDAYEGGLPSAYNIGVLADAAEAAGAPDDYVVALRARACRSTGL from the coding sequence GTGACCTTGTACGCCGCCTATGGGACCAATCTCGACCCCGCCCGCATGAGCGAACGTTGTCCACACTCTCCCCTGCAGACCACCGGCTGGCTGGAGGGTTGGCGACTCACCTTCGGCGGCGAGGAACACGGTTGGGACGGCGCCCTCACCACGATCGTCCAAGACCCGTTCGAGCAGGTCTTCGTCGCCGTCTACGACGTGACCCCCGAGGACGAGACTGCTCTGGACGGCTGGGAGGCGGCCGACACCGGTCTCTATCGCAAGACCAAGGTCCGGGTCTCCACGCTGACCGGCGAATCGGTGGTCTGGGCCTACGTGCTCGACGCCTATGAGGGCGGGCTCCCCTCCGCCTACAACATCGGCGTGCTCGCCGACGCGGCGGAGGCAGCAGGTGCCCCCGACGACTACGTTGTGGCGCTGAGGGCTCGCGCCTGTCGTTCGACCGGCCTGTGA